The Montipora capricornis isolate CH-2021 chromosome 3, ASM3666992v2, whole genome shotgun sequence genome window below encodes:
- the LOC138041530 gene encoding uncharacterized protein, giving the protein MRDRWLASWIMVSIYISRKNIPCYTIVGLCPPISTSGPSKNVERCRMQLFGCADVSGDPPNPSLSWRDDCSRILRKEKKGLSEVFAMARVGKDVWKEFQEVNSLCEKGSLKDQKVSAGEVIREVVSLKQWHMKPLCSLSDEQRLYLLRKVKEKEISLKELKQEAHNVRSLSQVH; this is encoded by the exons atgagagatcgttggttagcatcatggatcatggttagcatttacatttcaaggaaaaatattccttgtTATACTATCGTTGGTTTGTGCCCTCCCATAAGCACAAGCGGTCCTTCGAAAAAT GTTGAACGATGTCGCATGCAATTGTTTGGATGTGCAGATGTTTCTGGTGATCCACCAAATCCAAGCCTATCATGGAGGGATGACTGTTCTCGTATATTGCGTAAAGAG AAGAAAGGATTAAGTGAAGTGTTTGCTATGGCTAGAGTTGGTAAAGATGTGTGGAAAGAATTTCAGGAGGTGAATTCATTGTGCGAGAAAGGGAGCCTCAAAGACCAAAAAGTCAGTGCAGGAGAAGTCATACGGGAAGTTGTCAGTCTGAAGCAATGGCACATGAAGCCACTCTGTAGTCTAAGTGATGAACAAAGGCTCTATTTGTTAAGAAAG GTGAAAGAGAAGGAAATAAGTCTCAAAGAGCTCAAGCAGGAGGCTCACAATGTTAGATCCCTTTCACAAGTGCATTAG